The following proteins are co-located in the Rattus norvegicus strain BN/NHsdMcwi chromosome X, GRCr8, whole genome shotgun sequence genome:
- the Usp51 gene encoding ubiquitin carboxyl-terminal hydrolase 51 isoform X1 gives MAHVREASRSSRSVACWSSGGGRGACLEQAAENASRMEQTMRGTQGAQEMKPELWPEPKPTSENLTSRGSGSDEKVLPSIPAACHTSSSSVCPRRKPRPRPQPRSRSRGGRGLKAPPPPPAKPPPPPPAPPPPPLPKPRPVAWRNSRRRPRPAPRPQTRKSYPSDPGCSGDSDGTENRLLEVGFDKGPTGCSHVEIFKVAKNWRRNLRMIYQRFIWSGTPETRKRKAKTCICRVCSTHKNRLHSCLSCVFFGCFTEKHIHIHAETKQHNLAVDLYHGVIYCFMCKDYVYDKDIEKIAKETKEKILGLLMSTAGDMSYQQLMASEVEENQSICESKEQETSLVKPKKKRRKKTVYYTVGLRGLINLGNTCFMNCIVQALTRIPLLKEFFLSDKHKCMMTSPSLCLVCEMSSLFQAMYSGNQSPHIPYKLLHLIWIHAEHLAGYRQQDAHEFLIAILDVLHRHSRDDGIEQEGNLNHCNCIIDYIFTGGLQSDVTCQVCHGVSTTIDPCWDISLDLPVSYTPGRAGSTGQKPRVISLTDCLKWFTRPEDLGSSAKIKCSRCQSYQQSTKQLTMKKLPIVACFHLKRFEHLGKQRRKINTFISFPLELDMTPFLASTKESIMKGQPLTECVPIENKYSLFAVINHHGTLESGHYTSFVRQEKDQWFSCDDAVVTKATMEELLYSEGYLLFYHRQDIEKE, from the coding sequence ATGGCCCACGTTCGAGAAGCGTCCCGGTCCTCCCGCTCCGTCGCCTGTTGGAGTTCGGGAGGTGGTCGAGGAGCCTGTTTGGAGCAGGCGGCTGAGAATGCATCGAGAATGGAGCAGACGATGCGGGGTACACAGGGAGCCCAGGAGATGAAGCCGGAGCTGTGGCCGGAGCCCAAGCCCACGTCGGAGAACTTAACAAGTAGGGGCAGTGGCAGCGATGAGAAGGTGCTCCCTTCTATCCCGGCTGCTTGTCACACCAGCTCCAGCTCGGTTTGCCCGCGCCGCAAGCCCCGCCCTCGGCCCCAGCCCAGGTCCCGCTCCAGGGGAGGGCGTGGGCTCAAGGCCCCACCCCCGCCTCCCGCCAAACCTCCGCCTCCCCCGCCAGCGCCGCCGCCACCACCCCTGCCCAAGCCGCGGCCGGTGGCCTGGCGCAATTCCAGGCGTAGACCCAGGCCTGCACCCAGACCCCAAACACGGAAAAGCTACCCTAGTGACCCAGGCTGCTCTGGGGACTCAGATGGCACAGAGAACAGGTTACTGGAGGTAGGGTTTGATAAGGGTCCCACAGGCTGCTCTCATGTAGAGATCTTTAAAGTAGCTAAAAACTGGCGGAGGAACCTGCGGATGATCTATCAGCGTTTCATTTGGAGTGGAACCCCGGAGACTAGGAAGCGTAAGGCAAAGACATGCATCTGTCGTGTATGTAGTACGCATAAGAACAGACTCCACTCTTGTCTGTCCTGTGTATTTTTCGGATGCTTTACTGAGAAACATATTCATATTCATGCAGAAACTAAGCAACACAATTTAGCAGTAGACCTCTACCATGGGGTTATATATTGCTTTATGTGTAAGGATTATGTATATGACAAAGATATAGAAAAGATtgccaaagaaacaaaagagaaaattctgGGACTCTTAATGTCCACTGCAGGAGATATGTCTTATCAGCAACTAATGGCATCTGAGGTTGAAGAAAATCAATCAATCTGTGAGTCCAAAGAACAGGAGACCAGTTTGGTAAAACccaagaaaaagaggaggaagaagacagtgtATTATACTGTAGGCCTCAGAGGGTTAATTAATCTTGGGAATACTTGCTTTATGAACTGTATTGTCCAGGCACTTACCCGCATTCCACTACTGAAGGAGTTCTTCCTTTCGGATAAGCACAAATGCATGATGACAAGCCCCAGCTTGTGTTTGGTCTGTGAGATGTCTTCACTTTTTCAAGCTATGTACTCGGGGAACCAAAGTCCTCATATTCCCTATAAATTGCTTCACCTGATATGGATCCATGCAGAGCATCTAGCTGGGTACAGGCAACAGGATGCTCATGAGTTTCTGATTGCAATATTAGATGTGTTGCATAGACACAGCAGAGATGATGGCATCGAGCAAGAAGGTAACCTCAACCACTGTAACTGCATCATAGACTACATCTTTACAGGTGGCCTGCAGTCCGATGTCACCTGTCAAGTCTGTCATGGTGTCTCCACCACTATAGACCCATGCTGGGACATTAGTCTGGACTTGCCTGTCTCTTATACCCCAGGGAGGGCtggcagcacaggccagaagCCACGAGTCATCTCACTTACAGATTGCCTGAAGTGGTTTACAAGGCCCGAAGACCTGGGAAGCAGTGCCAAAATCAAATGCAGTCGATGCCAAAGCTACCAGCAATCTACCAAACAGCTCACAATGAAGAAATTACCGATTGTGGCCTGCTTTCATCTGAAACGGTTTGAACATTTAGGCAAACAGAGACGCAAGATTAATACTTTTATCTCATTTCCTTTGGAGCTAGACATGACACCCTTTTTGGCCTCTACTAAAGAAAGCATAATGAAAGGCCAGCCATTAACGGAGTGTGTGCCAATTGAGAATAAATATTCTTTGTTTGCAGTGATTAACCACCATGGTACTTTGGAAAGTGGCCATTACACCAGCTTTGTCCGTCAGGAAAAGGACCAGTGGTTCAGCTGCGATGATGCTGTAGTCACTAAGgctacaatggaggagttactCTATAGTGAAGGGTATCTACTGTTCTATCACAGGCAAGATATAGAGAAAGAATAA